In the genome of Nonomuraea sp. NBC_00507, the window ACTGCAAGGTCGCGCAGCGAGCGGGCAAGCCGGGCGTACTCGAGGTGGGTGAGGTCGAGTCGCTCCGCGCCGTAGGCGCGCAGGAAGCGCACAGGGTCGGGCCCGCACAAGGCGGAGAACACATCGTGCTCGCGCGGCGCCAGCATCGCATGACCCCAGTCGAGCAGCGTCGCGATGTGACCGTCGCGGTCAACGAGGACGTTGTGAGGGAACAGGTCGTGGTGGCACACGACGTGGGGCACGTCGATCGCGCGTGCCCGTTCGATCACCGCTTCGAGCCGGTCAACGTTGGCCATGACCTCGTCGCGGCGGTCGACGATCCAAGGGTGGTCGTGCCGGTCGCGCAGCACCTCGATGCACCACTCGTCCATATCGGTGCGGGGCAGAACGAGGTCGGTGATCTCGTGCACGGCGCGCATCGCCCGCGCGATCGCGTCAGCGTCGTTCCACGTTCCCTGGTGGCCATCGACGAACGGGAACAGCGCATAGCGCCGGCCATGGTGCTCGGAGGTGTACGAGCCGTCAAGAGCTCGCTCCGCCGCAGGAACGGGGATGCCCCGAGCTGCCAACTCAGCGGTCAGCGCCAGACCGGAGTCGCTGTCGGGCTGCTGACGCCAAAGCTTCACGAACCAGCGCCCGTCGGTGAACGCATCCGCTTCGAACCCGCCCGGATGCGGCCGCAGCTCGCCCACCTCGATACCGAAGGCGTCGCGGACCTGAGTCGTCGTCGGCGGTCGTACTTCGTTCCACATCGACCCAGGACGCTACCGCTGCCGAGGGCAGCCGGTCGACTTCTTTTTGCGAGCACTGGCTCGACGTGGCCGACCCGCCGGTGTTGAACGCCCGGCCCGCCGCGCGCAGCCCCGCTGGGTACGCGCCAACAAAACCTGGGAACCGCCATCTATAGCTGGGGGTCGCACCTGGCCGATCCGATCGCACAGTCACAGGTGACATAAAGCCTGCCTATGCGACAGCTACCGTGCTTCGGCTCAACTGTGGTCAGGACCCGCAGGAA includes:
- a CDS encoding phosphotransferase enzyme family protein → MWNEVRPPTTTQVRDAFGIEVGELRPHPGGFEADAFTDGRWFVKLWRQQPDSDSGLALTAELAARGIPVPAAERALDGSYTSEHHGRRYALFPFVDGHQGTWNDADAIARAMRAVHEITDLVLPRTDMDEWCIEVLRDRHDHPWIVDRRDEVMANVDRLEAVIERARAIDVPHVVCHHDLFPHNVLVDRDGHIATLLDWGHAMLAPREHDVFSALCGPDPVRFLRAYGAERLDLTHLEYARLARSLRDLAVRIYNEVDLEGINTWGFDGLRRVDADLVLSRPFCDS